A single genomic interval of Armigeres subalbatus isolate Guangzhou_Male chromosome 1, GZ_Asu_2, whole genome shotgun sequence harbors:
- the LOC134207079 gene encoding pheromone-binding protein-related protein 6-like, with the protein MFTTLVLLLLVGVINCQEPRRDADYPPPEFLEKMKPMHDECVTETGASEDAIKRFSDQEIHEDDALKCYMNCLFHKAGVVDDKGEFHYVKIQDFLPESMHLITLNWFKRCLYPQGDNLCEKAFWLNKCWKTKDPVHYFLP; encoded by the exons ATGTTTACGACTCTCGTTCTTCTACTTCTGGTTGGAGTTATCAACTGTCAAGAGCCGAGAAGGGATGCTGAT TATCCTCCGCCGGAGTTTCTGGAGAAGATGAAACCCATGCATGATGAATGCGTTACAGAAACTGGTGCTTCTGAAG ATGCGATTAAACGTTTCAGCGACCAAGAAATACATGAGGATGATGCTTTGAAGTGCTATATGAATTGCTTATTTCACAAGGCCGGTGTTGTTGATGATAAAGGAGAGTTCCATTATGTGAAAATTCAGGATTTCCTACCAGAGTCAATGCATCTTATCACGCTCAACTGGTTCAAAAGATGTCTCTATCCCCAAGGTGACAACTTATGTGAGAAAGCTTTCTGGCTGAACAAATGCTGGAAAACCAAGGACCCAGTGCATTACTTTTTACCGTAA